In Elusimicrobiaceae bacterium, one genomic interval encodes:
- a CDS encoding glycosyltransferase family 39 protein yields MNEFNRIRFLVAGSFALAAAIFFAIVAAIPNREIMRICFVKSSYYIILGMFLVWTVMLVRYFSKINLSFKQFLARNWKGLCLTLALMGAVFMSVKPGYRVLSDETNLLGVSRSMLFEHTVQNPTMGFFYYGNLQVTNYEKEKRPFLFPFLLSIVHLVLGYKWTNLFVLNFLVGWSFLFMFYRVFEPRGGLAGGLAASVLLASYPIFTLNATGGGFDLLAAFFMALALLMVWIYLHNPEKEELNLLWMTLLMLANTRYESFIYLPVIFALLFAFRRVPDKKRVLLLSLVSVPFFFPIAWQRILTAGNYEHPAGTTIFSVSSLSSNLRFMLNSQFDFTFKPPYNNIINLAAFLCIIWLVIPAAKKLYDTRLKVQFAAIAGGAVGLNVLINCAHFFVPSYAHPVSARWFIGFSAACVFMVSVFLVDVFKVKPWFFLILSLALFSLYHPTAMERRFPNCITMIRATDYVYDFLAKADDRNLLVVTDRPGQYVVADYGAISFKYANSHVKETFDRLRRHLCSHIVILQDIRYDTGRPIPEHTLSKEYPLEPLAEIQNTAEAYVRISKVVLPE; encoded by the coding sequence TGGTTGCAGGCTCGTTCGCGCTGGCGGCAGCTATATTTTTTGCGATCGTGGCCGCTATTCCCAACCGGGAAATCATGCGGATATGTTTTGTGAAAAGTTCGTACTACATAATTCTGGGAATGTTTCTTGTGTGGACCGTTATGCTGGTCCGCTATTTTTCGAAAATAAATCTCTCTTTCAAACAATTCCTCGCGCGCAACTGGAAAGGCCTTTGTCTTACGCTGGCGCTCATGGGCGCTGTCTTCATGTCGGTCAAGCCGGGCTACCGCGTGCTGAGCGATGAAACGAATCTGCTCGGCGTTTCCCGCTCGATGCTGTTTGAGCATACCGTGCAGAACCCGACCATGGGATTTTTCTATTACGGCAACCTGCAGGTAACAAATTATGAGAAGGAAAAACGGCCTTTTCTGTTTCCGTTCCTGCTCAGTATTGTGCATCTGGTGCTGGGTTATAAGTGGACGAACCTGTTCGTGCTGAATTTTCTGGTTGGGTGGTCTTTTCTGTTTATGTTTTATCGGGTGTTCGAACCGCGCGGCGGACTTGCGGGCGGACTGGCCGCCAGCGTACTGCTTGCATCTTACCCGATTTTCACGCTTAACGCGACCGGCGGAGGGTTTGACCTGCTGGCGGCGTTTTTCATGGCGCTGGCGCTGCTGATGGTGTGGATATACCTGCACAACCCGGAAAAAGAGGAACTGAACCTGCTGTGGATGACGTTGCTGATGCTGGCGAATACGCGCTACGAGTCGTTCATTTATCTGCCGGTCATATTCGCGCTGCTGTTCGCGTTCAGGCGCGTGCCCGACAAAAAGCGGGTGTTGTTGCTGTCGCTGGTGTCCGTGCCTTTTTTCTTTCCGATCGCCTGGCAGCGGATTCTTACCGCCGGAAACTATGAACATCCGGCCGGCACGACAATTTTCTCGGTATCCTCTTTATCCAGCAATCTGCGTTTCATGCTTAACAGCCAGTTTGATTTTACTTTCAAGCCGCCGTACAATAACATCATCAATCTGGCGGCTTTCCTCTGTATTATATGGCTGGTGATACCAGCGGCTAAAAAACTTTATGATACCCGGCTGAAAGTCCAGTTCGCCGCGATAGCGGGCGGCGCGGTGGGCTTGAATGTGTTAATAAATTGCGCGCATTTCTTTGTCCCGTCCTATGCTCATCCTGTCAGCGCCAGATGGTTCATCGGGTTTTCGGCAGCCTGCGTTTTTATGGTTTCGGTGTTTCTGGTGGATGTTTTTAAAGTCAAGCCGTGGTTTTTCCTGATTTTGTCATTGGCGCTGTTTTCTCTTTATCATCCGACCGCGATGGAACGGCGGTTCCCCAATTGCATCACCATGATCAGGGCGACGGATTATGTCTATGATTTCCTGGCTAAAGCGGATGACAGGAATTTACTCGTGGTGACCGACCGGCCCGGCCAGTATGTGGTGGCGGACTATGGCGCGATTTCTTTCAAGTATGCCAACTCGCACGTCAAAGAAACTTTTGACCGGCTGCGGCGCCATCTGTGCAGCCATATCGTGATCCTGCAAGACATCCGCTACGACACGGGCCGGCCTATACCGGAGCACACCCTAAGCAAAGAGTATCCGCTGGAACCGCTGGCGGAAATTCAAAATACCGCGGAAGCGTATGTGCGCATATCCAAAGTGGTGCTGCCGGAGTGA
- a CDS encoding SWIB/MDM2 domain-containing protein yields MAKANEKFMKPLQPSAELAAVIGDKPLARTEVVKKIWVYIKKNNLQDAKNKRMINSDDKLKVIFDGKKQVSMFDMNKFLAKHLK; encoded by the coding sequence ATGGCAAAAGCAAACGAAAAATTCATGAAACCCCTTCAGCCCAGCGCTGAACTCGCGGCGGTCATCGGCGACAAACCGCTCGCCCGGACAGAAGTCGTAAAGAAAATCTGGGTTTACATCAAAAAGAACAATCTGCAGGACGCGAAGAACAAACGGATGATCAACAGCGACGACAAGCTGAAAGTTATCTTTGACGGCAAGAAACAGGTCAGCATGTTCGACATGAACAAGTTTCTCGCCAAACACCTCAAATAA
- the pckA gene encoding phosphoenolpyruvate carboxykinase (ATP) has product MTTPKSKHGLETLGIANTGRQYWNLSAPALAEEAIRRNEGKIVTGGAFAVFTGKTTGRSPKFRFFVEEPETSGKIYWNKDNVAVSPEKFDRLFLKIQGYLENRDVFVRDCYVGSDEHSRLAVRVINEYAWQNLFVNNIFIRPSARELHAIKPDFTVIALPAMKTDPETDGSGGETAIFVSFARRMVLVCGSAYGGEIKKAIFTVMNYLLPLKKIMSMHCSANIGRQGDTAVFFGLSGTGKTTLSADPARGLIGDDEHGWNDEGVFNYEGGCYAKVINLSAEAEPQIYACTRRFGTVIENVVFDQATRILDLNDASVTENTRACYPLDFIENAVPDNKGGHPKNIVMLTCDAFGVMPPISRLSVEQAMYHFVSGYTARVAGTEIGLKEPAATFSACYGAPFMVHHPSFYAELLKEKMLKHGVKCWLVNTGWTGGPYGVGKRISIKNTRALLNSALDGRLDNVKYTKDSVFGFDIPTECEGVPSEILTPANLWKDREEYFRKYRELAYMFVKNFEKFKTGCSAEICNAGPVCTENSGS; this is encoded by the coding sequence ATGACAACCCCAAAAAGCAAACACGGACTTGAAACCCTAGGCATCGCCAACACCGGCAGGCAGTACTGGAACCTTTCGGCTCCAGCACTGGCGGAAGAGGCGATCAGACGCAACGAAGGCAAAATCGTGACCGGCGGCGCATTTGCCGTGTTCACCGGCAAGACGACCGGGCGCAGCCCGAAATTCAGATTTTTCGTGGAAGAACCCGAAACCAGCGGCAAGATCTACTGGAACAAGGACAATGTGGCGGTTTCACCGGAGAAATTCGACCGGCTGTTTCTGAAGATCCAGGGCTATCTGGAAAACCGTGACGTGTTCGTGCGGGACTGCTATGTGGGTTCCGACGAGCATTCCCGGCTCGCCGTGCGCGTGATCAACGAATACGCGTGGCAAAACCTTTTTGTGAACAACATCTTCATCCGCCCGTCAGCCAGAGAACTGCACGCAATCAAGCCGGACTTTACGGTGATTGCGCTGCCCGCCATGAAAACCGATCCGGAAACCGACGGCAGCGGCGGAGAAACCGCGATTTTTGTCAGCTTCGCGCGGCGCATGGTGCTTGTCTGCGGCAGCGCCTACGGCGGCGAGATCAAGAAAGCCATCTTCACCGTAATGAACTACCTGCTGCCGCTGAAAAAGATAATGAGCATGCACTGCTCGGCCAATATCGGCAGGCAAGGCGATACGGCGGTGTTTTTCGGGCTGTCGGGCACCGGCAAGACCACCTTGTCGGCCGACCCCGCGCGCGGCCTGATAGGCGACGACGAGCACGGCTGGAATGACGAAGGCGTTTTCAATTATGAGGGCGGCTGCTACGCCAAAGTCATCAATCTCTCGGCTGAAGCGGAGCCGCAGATCTATGCCTGCACGCGGCGGTTCGGCACGGTGATCGAGAACGTGGTGTTCGATCAGGCGACCCGCATTCTCGATCTTAACGACGCGTCGGTAACGGAAAACACGCGGGCCTGCTACCCGCTGGATTTCATAGAAAACGCCGTGCCCGACAACAAGGGCGGGCACCCGAAAAACATCGTGATGCTGACCTGCGACGCATTCGGCGTCATGCCGCCCATCTCGCGGCTGTCGGTGGAGCAGGCGATGTACCACTTTGTATCAGGCTATACCGCGCGGGTTGCCGGCACCGAAATCGGGCTGAAAGAGCCGGCCGCCACGTTCAGCGCGTGTTACGGCGCGCCGTTTATGGTGCACCACCCGTCGTTTTACGCCGAACTGCTGAAGGAAAAAATGCTCAAGCACGGCGTAAAATGCTGGCTGGTCAACACCGGCTGGACCGGCGGGCCGTACGGCGTGGGCAAGCGGATCAGCATAAAAAACACGCGTGCGCTGTTAAATTCCGCGCTTGACGGGCGTCTGGATAATGTAAAATATACAAAGGACAGCGTTTTCGGATTTGACATCCCCACAGAATGCGAGGGTGTGCCGTCCGAGATCCTGACACCGGCCAACCTGTGGAAAGACCGGGAAGAGTATTTCCGGAAATACCGGGAACTGGCGTATATGTTCGTAAAGAACTTCGAAAAGTTCAAAACCGGCTGCTCCGCGGAAATATGCAATGCGGGGCCGGTGTGTACGGAAAACAGCGGCAGCTGA
- a CDS encoding pyridoxal phosphate-dependent aminotransferase, with protein sequence MNRISELAKAIISSPTLALDAKAKQMKAAGEPVIHLGGGEPAGEMPPAAKSAALEKINSGLVKYTAVGGTPSLKKAVADYTLRAYGHEANPENILISGGAKQSLYNFLFAVLDPGDEVVFAAPYWVSYPEMVRMCRAVPVIVTPADGGFEPAVSEMDSALTPRTKAVLLNSPNNPSGHAYSPEFVRGVIELCQARGIFLVMDDIYRELVFDAVPPVSAFKYAKNPAQLVIVNGISKTYGMTGFRIGWAVADPGLVRVMANIQGQTTSCPSDLSQAAAIGALEGGPEFVAQLNAGLKHKRDILVEELAHIKGVRLRVPKGTFYSLPDFSFYNTNSVELAQFLLEKAKVVTIPGAHSGMEGHLRISYCGPENGIIEGIRRIRWALDPGSPSDITIGGSKYTRTW encoded by the coding sequence CATAAGCGAACTGGCAAAAGCCATCATAAGCTCACCCACCCTTGCGCTGGACGCCAAGGCCAAACAGATGAAAGCCGCGGGCGAACCCGTCATCCATCTGGGCGGCGGCGAACCTGCGGGCGAAATGCCGCCCGCCGCCAAAAGCGCGGCGCTCGAAAAAATCAATTCCGGGCTGGTGAAGTATACCGCCGTGGGCGGCACCCCGTCGCTTAAAAAAGCCGTGGCGGATTACACGCTGCGCGCTTACGGGCATGAGGCGAACCCGGAAAACATCCTCATATCGGGCGGGGCGAAACAGTCGCTGTACAATTTCCTGTTCGCCGTGCTTGATCCCGGCGACGAAGTGGTTTTCGCCGCGCCGTACTGGGTAAGCTACCCGGAAATGGTCAGGATGTGCCGTGCGGTGCCGGTAATAGTGACCCCGGCGGACGGCGGTTTCGAGCCCGCCGTGTCAGAGATGGACTCCGCTCTCACGCCCCGCACCAAAGCGGTTCTTTTAAACAGCCCCAACAATCCCTCCGGGCACGCCTATTCGCCGGAGTTCGTGCGCGGCGTAATCGAGCTGTGCCAGGCGCGCGGTATATTCCTTGTGATGGACGATATTTACCGTGAGTTGGTGTTCGACGCGGTGCCGCCTGTTTCCGCTTTCAAATACGCGAAAAATCCCGCCCAGCTGGTAATCGTCAACGGCATTTCAAAAACCTATGGCATGACGGGTTTTCGGATCGGCTGGGCCGTGGCGGACCCGGGACTGGTCAGAGTAATGGCCAATATTCAGGGCCAGACGACATCCTGCCCGTCGGACCTGTCGCAGGCGGCGGCAATCGGGGCGCTGGAAGGCGGCCCGGAATTCGTCGCGCAGCTTAACGCGGGTCTGAAACATAAACGCGATATTCTGGTGGAAGAGCTGGCGCACATCAAAGGTGTCAGACTGCGCGTGCCCAAAGGGACGTTCTACAGCCTGCCGGATTTCAGTTTCTACAATACAAATTCCGTGGAGCTGGCGCAGTTTCTGCTGGAGAAAGCGAAAGTGGTAACCATTCCGGGCGCGCACAGCGGCATGGAGGGCCACCTGCGGATAAGTTATTGCGGGCCTGAAAATGGTATTATCGAAGGCATCCGGCGCATCCGCTGGGCGCTGGACCCCGGTTCACCGAGCGACATCACTATCGGCGGCAGTAAATATACGAGGACTTGGTAA